AGAGAGAGAGAGAGAGAGAGAGAGAGAGAGAGAGAGAGAGAGAGAGAGAGAGTTAAGCCATATTTGGGAGTTTTTTCCTTTCAAAATCTCCTTACTGCCTATTATCAATGCCGCAAGCGCAAAAGAAAAACCATCAACGCCGCCAAATTTGAATTAAATTTTGAAGAACGACTGCTTCAACTTGAACAAGAATTAAAAACCCATTCATACCAGCCTGGACAATCAATCTATTTTGTTATCACCAATCCAAAACCCCGAGAGGTTTTTGCCGCTGATTTCCGCGATAGAGTTATTCATCATCTTTTGGTTAATTATTTAGAGCCGATTTGGGAGAAAAAATTCATTCATCATTCTTATTCTTGCCGCGCGGGCAAGGGCGCTCATTACGCTATCAAAGATTTGAAAAGATTTTCAAGGAAAGTCAGTAATAATTTCTCCCAGTCGGCTTATTATCTCCAAGCCGATGTTTCGGCTTTTTTTATGTCCATTAAAAAAGCTCTTCTTTTTAATCTTATTAAACGCCACACTAAACATCCAGAAATTTTATGGCTAACCAAGCAAATCATTTTTCAAGACCCGATTAAAAACTTTTATCAAAAGGGCGACCCAAATCTTTCCCGCCTCATTCCTTCCCACAAATCGCTTTTCGAAGTTCCCGAAGGGCAAGGTCTGCCAATTGGCAATCTCACTTCTCAATTCTTCGCCAATGTTTATTTAAACGAACTAGACCAATTCGCCAAACACCAATTAAAAATCAAGTATTATCTCCGTTATGTTGACGACATAGTTATCTTGCATCAAAACCCAGAACAACTTAAAATCTGGCATCAAAAACTTAATCAATTTCTTAAAGAAAAATTAAAACTTCATTTCCACCCTAAAAAGTCGGTTCTCCAGTCAATTTATAGAGGCATCAACTTTGTCGGTTTTATTATTAAGCCCCATTATTCGCTCGTCCGAAGAAAAACTGTTGGAAACCTAAAAAGAAAACTATGGCAATTTAATCAGGCGCCCCTTCCCGAAACCGCTGAAATTTTTAATGAACAATTACAGCAAATCTTAGCCGTTATCAATTCCTATTACGGACAATTCAAGCATAGCCATACTTTCAATCTTAGAAAATCAATCTATCAAAAACACTTTAGAATTCTAAAAAGTTATCTTAAACCAGCAGACCAAAACTTCAGTCATTTTAAGATTAAAAATATCCCACAAAGAGAAACTCAATGAAGCCAAAGTTTTTTATGATTATTGCCAAGGGGGGCTAACGCACACAGCGCGAGTCATACTCCGTCGTCTTAAGATTGTTGTTTGTGTTGCCGTTGTTCAAGTTCGTGTTCCAGGCGTTGTGGGTATTGTTAGACCTAGTAGTAGCCGACCAAAAGTTGTTGTTAGCGTGAATTTCTTTCCGCTATTTTTCCTTGACTGAATTAATCCCCGCCGAAGCAGAGTATAATTCAACTAATACTTTATCCCGCGGCGCCTCGGGAAGCGGAATCGCAATAATCTAATGCTCGCTTTTTGCTCGTCCCGCAATATTGCGGAATTAAAACAAAAATTCTGGCTTCATTGAATTTCCCTTTTCACCCCGTTAGATAATTTTTTGATCTATTCTTAATATACCTTTTACCCCACGCTGTTTTCAAGTACTTTTCTCTGTGCGTTGCATCTTGCTGATTTAAACATGCTTCGTAATAAATTAATTTTAGTGGTCTTCTATTTTCGGTAGATTTTACTTTTCCATTTTTGTGTTTTTCTAATCTAACAATTAAATCTTTAGTATAACCAACATAAAAATAGCTATCTTTTAAACTTTGTAATACATAAACATAATACATAATTTTATCTTATCACAATTTTTATCTAACGAGAAATCCCTTATTAGATAATTTTATATCTAACGGGGTAAATTTTCAAAGAACCACTTTTCCCAACCGGATACTTGTTTGGAAATTTCCTCTAAAAAACGGTTTAAAAATTCTAATTTTTTAACATTAATTATTTTCAAATCGTAAGCCACCCTTAAATGAATTCTTAATCGTTCAATTCTCGTGTTTATTTCCGGAAAATAAATCCCCTTATCCTCTTTGGAATTGGTTATAATAATCCAATCCAAAAGTTCGCTGGCTGTTTCTTTTAATTTTTGGCCTAAGGAATATTTATATTCTCTGGGAAAATTATGCGTCGCGCGATAAACTTCAAGGTTTAAATCATATCCCTTTTGAAAAATTGGCAAATGAATATAGCGCGACATATCCCTCCCTCCCCCACAAATCTATAAATCTACAACAAATCTACAAATTTCTGGGAGATAGAACTCTAAAAAATTTAACACCGTTTGATGTAAAATTAGCAAGTATTGCCAACTTCATATCTGTTGCTTTTAAATATCCCTTGACTTGTTCTATATTTCTCTTTGAAAAGTAATTCCCTTTTTTGATTTCAAGTACTATTTTATCCTCAATAATAAAATCTAAATAATATCTGCCTATAACTTCATTTTTAACGGATATTTTATAAGGAGCTTGTCTTCTAAATTTTATCTTTTCCGCAATAAAATATTTTTCTATCGCTTTTTCGTAATACTTTTCTTGATAGCCGTAACCTAATTCATTATAGACATCAAATAATACACCGACAATTTTATAGCTTAATCTTTTATAAATTACTTTGTTTGTGTTTTGTCTTTCTTCTATCATTGTTCATATTATACATTTTTCCCATAAATCAACCAGCCCCCACAAATCTATAAATATTCAACATCCATCTTATTCGGTATTTGTAGATTTGTGAGATGATTTGTTGATTTGCGGGAGATTAAGAAAATAATTAAATTAAGAGAATTATCAAATCATAAAATATTGCCAGGGGGGCTAACGCACACAGCGCGAGTCATACTCATTAGTCTTAAGATTGGTGTCCGTGCTCCCGTGGCGCAAGTCCGTGTACCAAGCGCTGTGGGTACTGTAAGATTTAGTAGTAGCCGACCAAAAGTTGAAGTTAGCGTGAGGGAGATTCCCCCAGGAACCGTCAATATAGGCCTGCATTAACTCCTTTTGGTGCGGCAAACGCCAATTACCGTCTCCTATGGCTTTGCAACCTGTAATATTCGGCGTGCTGGTCGCGGTGACGCATTGACAAGCGTCATCGCCATCGGCGGTACAAGTTCCCGGATTTGCCCAACTTCCTGGCGCCCAGCAATTATTCGCCCACCACCAATTATGATTGGTCCCGCTATCTAAATAATCAGACCAAATCTGACCCGTATTATTATCTTGATAACAAACATCGCCCGTACATGCCGTAGAATCTCCTGTTTTGCAATAATTATTGGCCGCGGCGCATTGTGTCCAAGAAGCGGCAAAACTGTCAGTCGGTCTTGCGCCATTATCATTATAATCATCTACCCCGCCTAAGGCCTGCGTGTAAAAAGCGAAATCAGTCGCGGGACTAGTCGCCGAGCCGTTTTTTATATTCACAACCGAAAACATACTTCTGTTATTCAAATATTCCAGCCGCTCTAAAATATTTCCATCTATATTGGCGGCTATTGTGGTTGAACTGTAGCCCGACTGAGCGAGCGCGTCTAAATAACCCGCCCGCGCGTCTGTCCAAGTGTTGGTTGTTAAAGCGGTTGAAGAAGGCGCTGTGTAATCATAATTGGTTTTAAACCAGCCAAAAAGCGTATCGGTGCTGGTGGCAACCGTGGAAGAGCCGAGATGATAAGCGATACTGCCGGCGAACGGAGTGGTTGAAGCGGTTGAACTTGAAATTAAAAATCTCAAATCTGAATTAAGCAAATCTAAATAATTGGCTCTTGCGTCTGTCCAAGTATTGGTCGTTAAGGCGGTTGAAGAAGGAGCGGTGTAATTATAAGTTGTCTTGAACCAGCCAAAAAGCGTATCAGTGCTGGTGGCGGCGGTCATATCCATATTATCCACAATCAGTTTGCCAATGCTTCCGGCAGTAGTCAATTCCGAAGTCGCTTTGTCCCAGATATTGGCGGCCAAACTCGCTATCGCTTCGCTCATCGCCTCCAAACTATCCGTCGTTCGGTCAAAAGTGTCATTAATATCTTTCGCCGCCATTTCTAAAAGAGAATGCATTGTCCCCGCCGGACTCGCCGAGGGCTCTAAATCCCCTGCTCTAACAATCGTATAAACAGCCATTATGGAAATAATAATCACAATCATTAAACTCCATAAACCTGGTTTATGGGCGAAGATAATCTTGCTCAAGCGCCCTTTTTTAAATTTTTTTGCCATAAATTTTTATCAACAAAAAAACGGGCTTTTTGTTTTAAGAAAACAAAAAACCCGCTCCTCGCCAAAACTCATTATTTTTAACAAATAGCGAAAGACCTGTGTGTGTGTGTGTGTGTGTGTGTGTGTGTGTGTGTAGTATTGCTCATATTTTATCCCTCTTGGAAGTTCGGATTCTAAGTAGGTTTTTAAACACTTAGTTTTAATTCTAATCTTTCAATTCTTCGTTTATGATTTTCTAATTTTTTATCTTGACGCTTATAAATTTTCATTCCTGATTTATTTTCGGTTTGTAAATCAGTAAGTTGTTTGCAAATTTTATCTTGTCCGCTTAAAACTTTATCAAATTTTTCTTTGATTTGCTCATCAACTTTTTCAAATTTTTTGTCTATTTTGTCAAATCTTTCAGCAGCTACCTCAAATTGCCTATCTATGCCTTCAAATTTTTTGTCGTTTTTTCTAAACCCATAATCAACCGCCTCTAAAATAACCTTGCTTTGGCTCGCCAGCGCTTTATCTAAGGTTTTTTCTAAAGTTTCTTCTAAATCTTTTTTGGTAACGAATTGATCGTCTTTATTTTTTCCTAACATTTTTTTTATTTTCTTTAATTTTTAAATACTTTCTAATATATTTTAACATTTTTTCAGAACATTTGCCACATAAAGCAAAAGACAGCCATTCTCCTCTTCCATTTATTCGACAATCAATCCACTTGGATTTCTCGGATATAGAAGAATGTTTTTCTTTTTTTGTTTTATTGCAAATATCGCACTTTGTAATTTCCATACTGGCATCTTACCACAAAACGCCCAAAACAACAAAACAAGGTTGTGGATAAAATTATTCTTCAACCTCAATCGCCTGGACCGGACAGACATCAACCGCCTCCTGGGCGCATTTCAAATCGCCGCCATCCTTAAGAACCGCTTTATTATCGCTGTCCATCTCAAAACAGTCCGAACAAACAGCGACGCAACTGCCGCACCCGATGCACTTATCTTTGTCTATTTTTATTTTCATATTTATAATTTAAATAATTTTATTTTCTCTTCAACGACCTTTTGGACCGCCTCAACAACAGGCGCCATAATATTATGCGGTTTTGTCTCGTCTGGATTTTTTTGGAGAAATTTTCTTAACGACCCCGCGTAAGCCATTCTTAATTCTGTATTAATATTAATCTTAACGATTCCTAATTCAATCGCTTTTTTAATATCCTCTTCTGGAGTGCCCGAACCGCCATGCAGGCATAAAAACGCTTTTTCGCCTAAAATATCGCTAATTTCCTTTAATCGCTCAAGAAAAAGATGCGGATTTTTTAAGTTTTCATTTTTAACAATCCCGTGAATGTTCCCAATAGCAATCGCCAAAGTGTCAATTCCCGTCTCTTGAACAAACCTCAACGCCTCCTCGGGAACAGTCAAATCCTCCTCTTTTATTTCCACCGCCTCATGCAATTCCGAACCGCCCCTTAAATATCCCATCTCGCCTTCAACATTCAAAACGCCATTGTTTTTGGCAAACTCAACAACTCTTTTCGTTATTTCCGCGTTCTCCTTAAAACTCAACGCCGAACCGTCAAAATGAACTGAATCGTATCCGTCTTGAATCGCTTCTTCAACAATCTCAAACGATTTTCCATGGTCTAAATGCAAAACAATCGGCAGACCTGTTTCTTCCCGCCAAGCATCAATCGCCGCCTTGATTTGTTTG
This genomic stretch from Patescibacteria group bacterium harbors:
- a CDS encoding DUF1566 domain-containing protein, whose amino-acid sequence is MAKKFKKGRLSKIIFAHKPGLWSLMIVIIISIMAVYTIVRAGDLEPSASPAGTMHSLLEMAAKDINDTFDRTTDSLEAMSEAIASLAANIWDKATSELTTAGSIGKLIVDNMDMTAATSTDTLFGWFKTTYNYTAPSSTALTTNTWTDARANYLDLLNSDLRFLISSSTASTTPFAGSIAYHLGSSTVATSTDTLFGWFKTNYDYTAPSSTALTTNTWTDARAGYLDALAQSGYSSTTIAANIDGNILERLEYLNNRSMFSVVNIKNGSATSPATDFAFYTQALGGVDDYNDNGARPTDSFAASWTQCAAANNYCKTGDSTACTGDVCYQDNNTGQIWSDYLDSGTNHNWWWANNCWAPGSWANPGTCTADGDDACQCVTATSTPNITGCKAIGDGNWRLPHQKELMQAYIDGSWGNLPHANFNFWSATTKSYSTHSAWYTDLRHGSTDTNLKTNEYDSRCVR
- a CDS encoding class II fructose-bisphosphate aldolase — its product is MLNIFKEARQNKNAIGAFNASGLEGVRAIVQAARKLKSPVIISTSESEKKFIGGKQIKAAIDAWREETGLPIVLHLDHGKSFEIVEEAIQDGYDSVHFDGSALSFKENAEITKRVVEFAKNNGVLNVEGEMGYLRGGSELHEAVEIKEEDLTVPEEALRFVQETGIDTLAIAIGNIHGIVKNENLKNPHLFLERLKEISDILGEKAFLCLHGGSGTPEEDIKKAIELGIVKININTELRMAYAGSLRKFLQKNPDETKPHNIMAPVVEAVQKVVEEKIKLFKL
- a CDS encoding reverse transcriptase/maturase family protein yields the protein RERERERERERERERERVKPYLGVFSFQNLLTAYYQCRKRKRKTINAAKFELNFEERLLQLEQELKTHSYQPGQSIYFVITNPKPREVFAADFRDRVIHHLLVNYLEPIWEKKFIHHSYSCRAGKGAHYAIKDLKRFSRKVSNNFSQSAYYLQADVSAFFMSIKKALLFNLIKRHTKHPEILWLTKQIIFQDPIKNFYQKGDPNLSRLIPSHKSLFEVPEGQGLPIGNLTSQFFANVYLNELDQFAKHQLKIKYYLRYVDDIVILHQNPEQLKIWHQKLNQFLKEKLKLHFHPKKSVLQSIYRGINFVGFIIKPHYSLVRRKTVGNLKRKLWQFNQAPLPETAEIFNEQLQQILAVINSYYGQFKHSHTFNLRKSIYQKHFRILKSYLKPADQNFSHFKIKNIPQRETQ
- a CDS encoding ferredoxin translates to MKIKIDKDKCIGCGSCVAVCSDCFEMDSDNKAVLKDGGDLKCAQEAVDVCPVQAIEVEE
- a CDS encoding GIY-YIG nuclease family protein, with product MYYVYVLQSLKDSYFYVGYTKDLIVRLEKHKNGKVKSTENRRPLKLIYYEACLNQQDATHREKYLKTAWGKRYIKNRSKNYLTG
- a CDS encoding four helix bundle protein, whose product is MSRYIHLPIFQKGYDLNLEVYRATHNFPREYKYSLGQKLKETASELLDWIIITNSKEDKGIYFPEINTRIERLRIHLRVAYDLKIINVKKLEFLNRFLEEISKQVSGWEKWFFENLPR
- a CDS encoding GxxExxY protein; this translates as MIEERQNTNKVIYKRLSYKIVGVLFDVYNELGYGYQEKYYEKAIEKYFIAEKIKFRRQAPYKISVKNEVIGRYYLDFIIEDKIVLEIKKGNYFSKRNIEQVKGYLKATDMKLAILANFTSNGVKFFRVLSPRNL